One genomic region from Cryptosporangium aurantiacum encodes:
- a CDS encoding O-antigen ligase family protein, which produces MVSTIAGLVAGGVVAASLVAVALLRPAIILVVTVALDATNLNAVIEANAGISPFKPMLALVVLALFVLWRQGKLKVGWSPVLTALLVLVAAWFVTMFNSADPPASWTLFMDYANGLVYFALIYALLCATGSWKAVLSAVVGGLALIAALTIVHQVFLDNAGNLYGLSNVPLVQEDGAMTPRHAGTAGDVNFWARILVTVTPLALSLWAINRGLTKLFWVGATLALIGGLFLTQSRGGFLAVLPAVVVWFIAAGGKYRRQLAYLPLVLLVAVPVSGVGGRLATLADVSASSNIAAADPSLVTRARLQEAAWRMFLDAPGFGHGMGTYGSLFPQYDRYSDQGDPVTIVVASHNFYLEQAADGGLVLLAAWAIFFGAIFFVCWRVSQLARSIGRRTEHLLAVGVASAVAGWLASSVFLHLSDLRVLLLLAGIAAALDVRVRWAVAALPESERAGTPPPPRSADLRVWTPRVLVPAAAVFAVLAAVSVVRAIPTTWSAELESRVSVTAADEDWLTSYQRDLVTRGQLVPSFAVVANSPDFPSVVARRAGLSQDQADHVRISLEVSRQGGAITVHATAREKTVAEDVAVAAGQVVAERVRSLNTPYVMQQPRRPVAAPGHPGLALGMGACAVALLLACAALWTRRRPEPEPEPEPEKVGHVPTYALSGTRGP; this is translated from the coding sequence GTGGTCTCCACAATCGCCGGTCTCGTCGCAGGTGGGGTCGTCGCGGCTTCGCTGGTCGCTGTCGCCCTGCTCAGGCCGGCGATCATCCTGGTCGTCACGGTCGCACTCGACGCCACGAACCTCAACGCCGTCATCGAGGCGAACGCCGGGATCAGCCCGTTCAAGCCGATGCTCGCCCTGGTTGTTCTCGCGCTGTTCGTATTGTGGCGGCAGGGAAAGCTGAAGGTCGGGTGGTCGCCGGTCCTCACGGCGCTGCTGGTGCTCGTCGCTGCCTGGTTCGTCACGATGTTCAACTCCGCCGACCCACCGGCGAGCTGGACGCTGTTCATGGACTACGCGAACGGCCTGGTCTACTTCGCGCTGATCTACGCGTTGCTGTGTGCCACCGGGTCGTGGAAGGCCGTGCTGTCCGCGGTTGTCGGTGGGCTGGCGCTCATTGCCGCGCTGACCATCGTCCACCAGGTCTTTTTGGACAACGCGGGCAATCTCTACGGCCTGAGCAACGTGCCGTTGGTGCAGGAGGACGGGGCGATGACCCCGCGGCACGCGGGGACCGCAGGCGACGTGAACTTCTGGGCGCGGATCCTGGTCACGGTGACGCCGCTCGCGCTGAGCCTGTGGGCGATCAACCGCGGGCTGACCAAGCTGTTCTGGGTCGGTGCCACGCTGGCGCTGATCGGTGGGCTGTTCCTCACCCAGTCGCGGGGCGGGTTCCTCGCGGTGCTGCCCGCGGTCGTGGTCTGGTTCATCGCGGCAGGCGGGAAGTACCGCCGACAGCTGGCGTATCTGCCGCTGGTGCTGCTCGTCGCGGTGCCGGTGAGTGGCGTCGGGGGTCGGTTGGCCACGCTCGCCGATGTCTCCGCGTCCTCGAACATCGCCGCGGCCGACCCGTCGCTGGTCACCCGCGCCCGGCTGCAGGAGGCCGCGTGGCGGATGTTCCTGGACGCGCCGGGGTTCGGGCACGGCATGGGCACCTACGGGTCGCTCTTCCCGCAGTACGACCGGTACTCCGACCAGGGCGATCCGGTGACGATCGTGGTCGCCTCGCACAACTTCTACTTGGAGCAGGCCGCGGACGGCGGGCTCGTGCTGCTGGCGGCGTGGGCGATCTTCTTCGGTGCGATCTTCTTCGTCTGCTGGCGGGTGTCGCAGCTGGCCCGCTCGATCGGACGCCGGACAGAGCACCTGCTGGCGGTGGGCGTCGCGTCGGCGGTGGCCGGGTGGCTGGCCTCCAGCGTGTTCCTGCACCTGTCCGACCTGCGGGTGCTGCTCCTGCTGGCCGGGATCGCGGCCGCGCTCGACGTCCGGGTGCGCTGGGCGGTGGCGGCGCTGCCGGAGTCCGAACGCGCCGGGACGCCCCCGCCGCCGCGGTCGGCCGACCTCCGCGTGTGGACGCCCCGGGTGTTGGTGCCGGCGGCTGCGGTGTTCGCGGTGCTGGCCGCGGTGTCGGTGGTCCGGGCGATCCCGACGACGTGGAGCGCGGAGCTGGAGAGCCGGGTGTCGGTGACCGCGGCCGACGAGGACTGGCTGACGTCGTACCAGCGGGACCTCGTGACGCGAGGGCAGCTCGTGCCGTCGTTCGCGGTCGTGGCCAATTCCCCCGACTTCCCGAGCGTGGTCGCGCGCCGTGCCGGGTTGAGCCAGGACCAGGCCGACCACGTGCGGATCTCGCTGGAGGTGTCGCGCCAGGGCGGTGCGATCACGGTCCATGCGACCGCTCGGGAGAAGACCGTGGCCGAGGACGTCGCGGTCGCCGCCGGGCAGGTCGTCGCCGAGCGGGTGAGGTCGCTGAACACCCCGTACGTGATGCAGCAGCCACGTCGACCGGTCGCCGCGCCCGGCCACCCGGGCTTGGCGCTCGGTATGGGCGCGTGCGCCGTTGCCCTGCTGCTCGCGTGTGCCGCCCTCTGGACCCGGCGGCGCCCCGAGCCGGAACCCGAGCCCGAGCCCGAGAAAGTTGGCCACGTACCGACGTATGCGCTTAGTGGGACACGCGGACCGTGA
- a CDS encoding serine hydrolase domain-containing protein, with the protein MNELSTAQVSDVLSRYVEAGQAPGAVALVSRRGDVTVEKVGVTGPDGGPLGRDTIFRIGAITMPIVSAAALMLAEEDRLGLDDPVDLWLPELASRRVIRTVTADPDDTVPAKSPVTLRHLLTNSWGFGLFFGAGDAPLRRAANELRIMNGPPVPESSDSPDEWLRRLGTLPLVHQPGEGWTYSTGADVLGILLARASGQPLEQVLQERVFDPLGMADTGFFVPAEKLDRVPPAFAPDPRSGELHVYDPGQWGTEWRERPTYPSAAGGLVSTVDDLLAFGQLLLAGGRVGADRLLTRRSVADMTSDQLTPHQKATARFFPGFFEQYGWGFGLAVTPSGRFGWDGGLGTSFWVDPTSETIGILMTQRAGMPIQSDLYRDFWAALGQGLRATAP; encoded by the coding sequence ATGAATGAGTTGTCGACGGCGCAGGTTTCCGACGTCCTGAGCCGGTACGTCGAAGCCGGTCAGGCGCCGGGTGCCGTTGCTCTGGTGAGCAGGCGAGGCGACGTGACCGTCGAGAAGGTCGGGGTCACCGGCCCGGATGGCGGCCCGCTGGGCCGCGACACGATCTTCCGCATCGGCGCGATCACGATGCCGATCGTTTCCGCGGCCGCGCTGATGCTGGCCGAGGAGGATCGGCTCGGGCTCGACGACCCGGTCGACCTGTGGCTGCCCGAGCTCGCCTCGCGGCGGGTGATCCGCACGGTCACTGCTGATCCGGACGACACGGTGCCGGCGAAGTCGCCGGTCACGCTGCGGCACCTCCTGACCAACTCGTGGGGCTTCGGGCTGTTCTTCGGCGCGGGCGACGCGCCGCTGCGCCGTGCGGCCAACGAGCTCCGGATCATGAACGGGCCACCGGTCCCGGAGAGTTCCGACAGCCCGGACGAGTGGCTGCGCAGGCTCGGCACGCTGCCGCTGGTGCACCAGCCGGGCGAGGGGTGGACGTACAGCACCGGAGCGGACGTGCTGGGAATTTTGCTCGCCAGAGCGTCCGGACAGCCGTTGGAGCAGGTGTTGCAGGAGCGGGTGTTCGACCCGCTCGGGATGGCCGACACCGGGTTTTTCGTGCCCGCGGAGAAGCTCGACCGGGTGCCGCCGGCGTTCGCGCCCGACCCGCGCAGCGGGGAACTTCACGTCTACGACCCGGGGCAGTGGGGCACCGAGTGGCGGGAGCGGCCGACCTACCCGTCCGCGGCCGGTGGGCTGGTCTCGACCGTCGACGACCTGCTGGCGTTCGGGCAGTTGTTGCTGGCGGGCGGACGCGTCGGCGCGGACCGGCTACTGACCCGGCGGTCGGTGGCTGACATGACGTCCGACCAGCTGACACCGCACCAAAAGGCCACCGCGCGGTTCTTCCCCGGCTTCTTCGAGCAGTACGGCTGGGGTTTCGGCCTCGCGGTGACGCCGTCCGGGCGGTTCGGCTGGGACGGTGGCCTGGGGACGTCGTTCTGGGTAGACCCGACCTCCGAGACGATCGGCATCCTGATGACCCAGCGGGCCGGGATGCCGATCCAGTCGGACCTCTATCGCGACTTCTGGGCCGCGCTCGGTCAGGGCTTGCGGGCCACCGCTCCGTAG
- a CDS encoding glycosyltransferase, which produces MTREAATGRSEGEPMAESARIRRAVYITTTEPEPRSYGKRVVMGGILDYLCDTLGGENVHLILIAKPDVELRPTRYRIHLLPKPRSSEQAWSLVSRVAAGPHTSIQEAAVYAPRIAREIRELLATIDADLEVWDTIRTGQYAAGVPRRRRLLYEDDLFSERYKTMLRELSGRSNKQVNPLGEFHKMLPRPARPLLSRRAVYRPLLRLESRLVGASERNQPGWFDATLLVNDEETNRLRTFTGRTDIHTLLPMLPEVAPRDRAPVGARFAFLGGLDYAPNTDGLTWFLTHCREQVLAALPNFELLVIGKGTEVGVPEAAAWGEHVKFVGWVDDLGETLAGCSALLSVLRVGSGIKIKVLEALSRSLPVVATPYGVQGTEVGEENGCLIGSTPADLAALLARAADPDTNQTLSAAARETWEKRFAPDVIRRSYDEFFS; this is translated from the coding sequence ATGACCCGCGAAGCGGCCACCGGCCGTAGCGAGGGGGAGCCGATGGCGGAATCCGCCCGGATCAGGCGAGCGGTCTACATCACGACGACCGAGCCCGAGCCACGCTCGTACGGCAAGCGGGTCGTGATGGGCGGCATCCTCGACTACCTGTGCGACACGCTCGGGGGCGAGAACGTCCACCTGATCCTGATCGCCAAGCCGGACGTCGAGCTGCGTCCGACGCGGTACCGGATCCACCTCCTCCCGAAGCCGCGCTCGTCGGAGCAGGCGTGGTCGCTGGTGAGCCGGGTCGCGGCCGGGCCGCACACGTCGATCCAGGAGGCCGCGGTCTACGCTCCCCGGATCGCCAGGGAGATCCGCGAGCTACTGGCCACGATCGACGCCGACCTCGAGGTCTGGGACACGATCCGCACCGGCCAGTACGCCGCCGGGGTGCCGCGCAGGCGCCGCCTGCTGTACGAGGACGACCTGTTCTCCGAGCGATACAAAACGATGCTGCGCGAGCTGAGCGGGCGGAGCAACAAGCAGGTGAACCCGCTCGGTGAGTTCCACAAGATGTTGCCGCGCCCGGCGCGTCCGCTGCTGAGCCGACGTGCCGTGTATCGGCCGCTGCTCCGGCTGGAGAGCCGGCTGGTCGGCGCGTCCGAGCGCAACCAGCCCGGCTGGTTCGACGCGACGCTGCTGGTCAACGACGAGGAGACCAACCGCCTGCGTACGTTCACCGGCCGCACCGACATTCACACGCTGCTGCCGATGCTGCCGGAGGTGGCGCCGCGCGACCGGGCGCCGGTGGGCGCGCGGTTCGCGTTCCTCGGCGGGCTGGACTACGCGCCGAACACCGACGGCCTGACGTGGTTCTTGACCCACTGCCGTGAGCAGGTGCTGGCGGCGCTGCCGAACTTCGAGTTGCTGGTCATCGGCAAGGGCACCGAGGTCGGCGTCCCGGAGGCCGCGGCCTGGGGCGAGCACGTGAAGTTCGTGGGCTGGGTGGACGACCTCGGCGAGACGCTGGCCGGCTGCTCGGCGCTGCTGTCGGTGCTACGAGTGGGCAGCGGTATCAAGATCAAGGTCCTCGAAGCGCTGTCCCGGTCGTTGCCGGTCGTCGCGACGCCGTACGGCGTCCAGGGCACCGAGGTCGGCGAGGAGAACGGGTGCCTCATCGGCTCGACCCCGGCCGACCTCGCGGCGCTGCTGGCCCGCGCCGCCGACCCCGACACCAACCAGACGCTGTCCGCGGCCGCCCGCGAGACGTGGGAGAAGCGGTTCGCGCCGGACGTCATCCGCCGCAGCTACGACGAGTTCTTCTCGTGA
- a CDS encoding VOC family protein yields MVAIDAPDHAKLASFYADLTGWPIIRSEPDWIVTRTPEGKDVAFQLAPDHVPPQWPGQERPQQFHLDLLVDGYQEAAERAVSLGATRLGEGATWVTLADPAGHPFDLCQRDGVGPAMELFAVTIDAPDAPGLARFYAALTGTEITYEGPEGVMISGTGYRDVPANVLFQQVSDYTPPQWPDPAHPQQAHWDILVDDLDEGEEKVLALGARRLEGAPEGFRVFADPAGHPFCLTVA; encoded by the coding sequence ATGGTCGCAATCGACGCGCCGGACCACGCGAAGCTCGCGTCGTTCTACGCCGACCTCACCGGATGGCCGATCATCCGTAGCGAACCGGACTGGATCGTCACGCGCACGCCCGAGGGCAAGGACGTCGCGTTCCAGCTCGCACCCGATCACGTCCCACCGCAGTGGCCGGGCCAGGAACGCCCGCAACAGTTCCATCTGGACCTACTCGTCGACGGGTACCAGGAGGCTGCCGAGCGCGCGGTGTCGCTGGGGGCGACCCGGCTGGGTGAGGGGGCCACATGGGTGACGCTGGCCGACCCGGCGGGCCACCCGTTCGACCTCTGCCAGCGGGACGGCGTCGGGCCGGCGATGGAGCTGTTCGCGGTGACGATCGACGCTCCGGATGCCCCCGGGCTCGCTCGCTTCTACGCCGCGCTGACCGGCACCGAGATCACCTACGAGGGGCCGGAGGGCGTGATGATCTCCGGTACCGGTTATCGCGATGTTCCAGCGAACGTGTTGTTCCAGCAGGTCAGCGACTACACGCCGCCGCAGTGGCCGGATCCGGCGCATCCGCAGCAGGCGCACTGGGACATCCTCGTCGACGATCTGGACGAGGGCGAGGAGAAGGTGCTCGCGTTGGGTGCGCGGCGGCTGGAAGGTGCCCCCGAGGGGTTCCGCGTCTTCGCCGACCCGGCGGGCCACCCGTTCTGCCTGACGGTGGCGTGA
- a CDS encoding WD40 repeat domain-containing protein — translation MTSSGPTVWSIAHGEWLRGVAIAPDGRWLVTVGDDCVIHVRDATSGRSRLRLEGHADCVTAVAVAADGGWFATAGGDWTVRLWSASGPHRATLEGHTGWVSAVAIAPDGSWLATGAHDGTVRIWETDTGLQRLLLHGHTDCVTGVAIAGDWLASGGRDGTIRTWDATTGELLRTIHAHPPGATAVAVAPAGDLLASAGQDETVRLWETGTGRPAGCLRGHAHLVSAVAFAADGSWLASASHDRTVRTWTPDGRPLAALAGHHDVVSDLAVAADGRWLVSVGYDGTTRRWDADTGACVAVF, via the coding sequence ATGACCAGTTCCGGTCCCACCGTCTGGTCGATCGCGCACGGCGAGTGGCTGCGGGGCGTCGCGATCGCCCCGGATGGGCGCTGGCTGGTGACGGTCGGCGACGACTGCGTCATCCACGTCCGGGACGCGACGTCCGGCCGGTCGCGCCTGCGGCTGGAAGGGCACGCGGACTGCGTCACGGCGGTGGCCGTCGCGGCCGACGGCGGCTGGTTCGCCACCGCGGGTGGTGACTGGACCGTCCGCCTCTGGTCCGCCTCCGGTCCGCACCGCGCGACGCTCGAAGGCCACACGGGCTGGGTGAGCGCGGTCGCGATCGCCCCGGACGGGTCCTGGCTCGCCACCGGGGCACACGACGGCACGGTTCGGATCTGGGAGACCGACACCGGCCTCCAGCGCTTACTGCTGCACGGCCACACCGACTGCGTCACCGGGGTGGCGATCGCGGGTGACTGGCTCGCGTCCGGCGGGCGGGACGGCACGATTCGCACCTGGGACGCCACCACGGGCGAGTTGCTCCGCACCATCCACGCGCATCCGCCCGGCGCGACCGCGGTGGCCGTCGCTCCGGCCGGCGATCTGCTCGCGTCGGCGGGCCAGGACGAGACCGTCCGGCTGTGGGAGACCGGCACCGGCCGACCCGCCGGCTGCCTCCGCGGCCACGCGCACCTGGTCAGCGCCGTGGCGTTCGCTGCCGACGGCAGCTGGCTCGCCTCCGCCAGCCACGACCGGACCGTACGCACCTGGACGCCGGACGGGCGGCCGCTCGCCGCGCTCGCCGGGCACCACGACGTCGTCAGCGATCTTGCGGTGGCCGCGGACGGGCGGTGGCTGGTCAGCGTCGGCTACGACGGCACCACCCGCCGGTGGGACGCGGACACCGGAGCTTGTGTCGCAGTGTTCTGA
- a CDS encoding cupin domain-containing protein produces MSYPPPSYHGDTGELTATYRTPDAKPELTYANGNTAHYLATHESTGGLFGLYRWEMGPEPSGPGPHFHRTISESFYILSGSVRIYDGRRWIDTRPGDFVHVPIGGVHGFRNESGEPASMLLHFSPGAPREGYFEGLLTIADKSEEEKAAFYLEHDNFWL; encoded by the coding sequence ATGAGCTACCCGCCGCCCAGCTACCACGGTGACACCGGAGAACTGACGGCCACGTACCGAACCCCCGATGCGAAACCCGAGCTGACCTACGCGAACGGCAACACCGCCCACTACCTGGCGACACACGAGTCCACGGGCGGGCTGTTCGGGTTGTACCGCTGGGAGATGGGGCCGGAACCCAGCGGGCCTGGACCGCACTTCCACCGGACGATCTCGGAGTCGTTCTACATCCTGTCCGGCAGCGTGCGGATCTACGACGGACGCCGCTGGATCGACACGCGGCCGGGCGATTTCGTCCACGTGCCGATCGGCGGTGTGCACGGGTTCCGCAACGAATCCGGAGAGCCGGCGTCGATGTTGCTGCACTTCTCGCCGGGCGCACCGCGCGAGGGGTACTTCGAGGGGCTGCTCACGATCGCGGACAAGAGCGAGGAGGAGAAGGCCGCGTTCTACCTCGAGCACGACAACTTCTGGCTCTGA
- a CDS encoding VOC family protein translates to MSVFPIVNCRELAPVRAFYERVFGGELDYRFPDEGEPVYLTLRIGTGQVALGLGNGPALYGEVPLPATGHAVDLCLYVPDLDAAVAAAGDAVVTAPADMPWGERVAYLRDPAGTMLLVIQEQD, encoded by the coding sequence GTGAGCGTGTTCCCGATCGTCAACTGCCGCGAGCTCGCGCCGGTGCGGGCGTTCTATGAACGCGTCTTCGGCGGTGAGCTCGACTACCGTTTCCCCGACGAGGGTGAGCCGGTCTACCTCACGCTGCGGATCGGAACCGGCCAGGTCGCGCTCGGCCTCGGCAACGGGCCGGCGCTGTACGGCGAGGTTCCGCTCCCGGCGACCGGTCACGCGGTCGACCTGTGCCTCTACGTTCCCGACCTCGACGCGGCGGTGGCAGCCGCGGGGGATGCGGTGGTGACCGCCCCGGCCGACATGCCGTGGGGCGAACGGGTCGCCTATCTCCGCGACCCGGCAGGCACGATGCTGCTCGTCATCCAGGAGCAGGACTGA
- a CDS encoding DUF664 domain-containing protein → MTAVPHPEPPVAGSEVDTLLGSLDRQRATLAWKCGDLDADGMNATVGASTVTLGGLLKHLALVEDMYFTVRLRGDDYPSVWEKYDGEGWEWRSAADDSPEQLRALWGDAVARSRAAIAAALEGGDVGQLVKWQSDTGVRPSLRRVLIDLIEEYARHVGHADLIRESVDGLVGEDPPSDDS, encoded by the coding sequence GTGACCGCGGTGCCACATCCGGAACCGCCGGTCGCGGGCAGCGAGGTCGACACGTTGCTCGGCTCGCTCGACCGGCAGCGCGCCACGCTCGCGTGGAAGTGCGGCGACCTCGACGCGGACGGTATGAACGCGACGGTCGGCGCCTCCACGGTCACGCTCGGCGGGTTGCTGAAGCACCTCGCGCTGGTCGAGGACATGTACTTCACCGTGCGGCTGCGGGGTGACGACTACCCGTCGGTCTGGGAGAAGTACGACGGTGAGGGCTGGGAGTGGCGGTCGGCCGCCGACGACTCGCCCGAGCAGCTCAGGGCGCTGTGGGGGGATGCGGTGGCGCGATCGCGGGCGGCGATCGCGGCGGCACTGGAGGGCGGTGACGTCGGTCAGCTGGTCAAGTGGCAGTCCGACACCGGCGTCCGGCCCAGCCTGCGGCGGGTCCTGATCGACCTGATCGAGGAGTACGCGCGGCACGTCGGCCACGCCGACCTGATTCGCGAGTCCGTCGACGGCCTCGTCGGCGAGGACCCACCGAGCGACGACTCGTGA
- a CDS encoding SAM-dependent methyltransferase, with the protein MADADWMTAAAAEAVDRDPVDLRTDLPHPARVYDYLLGGKDNFPADRAVAENGRRENPASDVAPGANRDWLRRTVTHLTAELGIRQFLDIGTGLPTSPNVHEVAQAIDPAVRVVYTDNDPIVLTHARALLASAPEGVTDYLDADFRNPQQILEAAKRTLDFDQPIGLLLIAIAHFVGDADEPHRVVRELIDALPSGSYLALSHLTGDFLPEQWKKVEEMYAARGVTMQVRPKSEVERFFDGLELVEPGLTLVHRWRPDEKDRFADRSDALVSVYGAVARKP; encoded by the coding sequence GTGGCCGACGCCGACTGGATGACTGCTGCCGCCGCCGAGGCCGTCGATCGGGACCCGGTCGACCTCCGCACGGACCTACCGCACCCGGCGCGGGTCTACGACTATCTCCTCGGTGGGAAGGACAACTTCCCGGCCGACCGCGCCGTCGCGGAGAACGGCCGGCGCGAGAACCCCGCGAGCGACGTCGCCCCCGGCGCCAACCGCGACTGGCTCCGGCGGACCGTCACGCACCTGACCGCGGAACTGGGCATCCGGCAGTTCCTCGACATCGGCACCGGGTTACCGACCAGCCCGAACGTGCACGAGGTCGCGCAGGCGATCGACCCGGCCGTCCGCGTGGTCTACACCGACAACGACCCGATCGTGCTCACCCACGCGCGGGCGCTGCTGGCCAGCGCCCCGGAAGGCGTGACCGACTACCTCGACGCGGACTTCCGTAACCCGCAGCAGATCCTCGAGGCCGCGAAGCGCACGCTCGACTTCGACCAGCCGATCGGCCTGCTGCTCATCGCGATCGCGCACTTCGTCGGCGACGCGGACGAGCCGCACCGGGTCGTGCGCGAGCTGATCGACGCGCTGCCGTCCGGCTCCTACCTGGCGCTCTCGCACCTCACCGGCGACTTCCTGCCCGAGCAGTGGAAGAAGGTCGAGGAGATGTACGCCGCGCGTGGCGTCACCATGCAGGTGCGGCCGAAGTCCGAGGTCGAGCGGTTCTTCGACGGCCTCGAGCTGGTCGAGCCCGGTCTGACGCTGGTGCACCGCTGGCGTCCGGACGAGAAGGACCGGTTCGCCGACCGCTCCGACGCGCTGGTGTCGGTCTACGGAGCGGTGGCCCGCAAGCCCTGA